A window of Micrococcales bacterium contains these coding sequences:
- a CDS encoding ABC transporter ATP-binding protein/permease, which produces MLTKLLKQFLKPYTVPIAVILVLQTIQALANLFLPSLNADIIDKGVAVGDTNQILRLGGFMLAASLGQVACAAAAVFLGARTAMSMGRDIRQAEFERVQTFSAREVAKFGAPSLITRATNDVQQVQMVVLMTLVLIISAPMTMVGGVIMALRHDVKLTGLLLVVIPVLTVFLGFVLKRMRPLFMKMQTTIDRVNGVLREQIDGIRVIRAFVRDSAEQDRFDEVNLSLTSLQRSVGYMFSLFFPFIMLVMNLTSVAVIWFGGHRIASGGMEVGSLTAFITYLMQILMSVLMAAMMFFFVPRAEVCAGRINEVLGTSSSVVQVADAQKAMPKAGRIEMRQASFRYPGADSPVLHELSFTAKVGQTTAVIGATGSGKTTLINLVPRLFDATSGTVEVGGVDVKDLDLQQLWSTIGLVPQKPYLFSGTVASNIRYGKAEASDEEIWQALEIAQAAEFVRQNEDGLEMEIAQGGTNVSGGQRQRLAIARAVVRRPELYIFDDSFSALDFATDARVRAALGEVTRESTVLLVAQRVGTIMDADQILVLEAGRIVGQGRHQELLQACPTYREIVESQMTLEEAR; this is translated from the coding sequence ATGCTAACCAAGCTGCTTAAACAGTTCCTTAAGCCCTACACGGTTCCCATCGCCGTCATCTTGGTTCTACAAACCATCCAGGCGCTGGCCAATTTGTTCCTGCCATCACTCAACGCCGACATTATCGACAAAGGCGTGGCCGTAGGCGACACCAACCAGATCCTGCGCCTAGGTGGCTTCATGTTGGCAGCCTCACTGGGGCAGGTGGCCTGCGCCGCGGCAGCGGTCTTCCTGGGCGCGCGCACAGCCATGTCGATGGGCCGCGACATCCGCCAAGCCGAGTTCGAACGGGTCCAGACCTTCTCAGCCCGGGAGGTGGCCAAGTTTGGTGCTCCCTCGCTTATCACCCGGGCCACTAACGACGTCCAACAGGTCCAGATGGTGGTCTTGATGACGCTGGTGCTGATCATCTCGGCGCCCATGACCATGGTTGGCGGCGTCATCATGGCGCTACGGCACGATGTCAAACTAACCGGCCTGCTGCTGGTGGTTATCCCGGTCCTAACCGTCTTCTTGGGTTTTGTGCTCAAGCGAATGCGGCCGTTGTTCATGAAAATGCAAACCACTATTGACCGGGTCAACGGTGTGCTGCGAGAGCAAATTGACGGTATCCGGGTGATCAGGGCTTTTGTCCGCGACTCGGCTGAACAGGACCGCTTCGATGAGGTCAACCTGTCCTTGACGTCACTGCAGCGCTCAGTCGGCTACATGTTTTCGCTGTTCTTCCCCTTCATCATGCTGGTGATGAACCTGACCTCGGTGGCCGTGATCTGGTTTGGCGGCCACCGGATCGCCTCAGGTGGCATGGAAGTTGGATCGCTGACCGCTTTCATCACCTACCTGATGCAGATCCTCATGTCGGTGCTGATGGCGGCCATGATGTTCTTCTTTGTGCCGCGAGCTGAGGTTTGCGCCGGGCGCATCAACGAAGTTCTGGGGACCTCGTCATCGGTCGTGCAGGTAGCCGACGCCCAGAAGGCAATGCCCAAGGCGGGCCGGATCGAAATGCGCCAGGCCTCGTTCCGTTATCCCGGCGCCGACAGCCCGGTGCTGCATGAACTCAGCTTCACCGCCAAGGTGGGCCAGACCACGGCCGTAATTGGTGCCACCGGTTCAGGCAAGACCACGCTGATCAACCTGGTGCCGCGCCTATTTGACGCCACCTCGGGCACGGTCGAAGTTGGCGGCGTCGACGTCAAAGACCTCGACCTGCAACAGCTTTGGAGCACTATTGGCTTGGTGCCGCAAAAGCCGTACCTCTTTTCCGGCACGGTGGCCTCGAATATCCGCTACGGCAAAGCCGAAGCCAGCGACGAAGAGATCTGGCAGGCCCTGGAGATCGCCCAGGCGGCGGAATTTGTGCGGCAAAACGAAGACGGGCTGGAGATGGAGATCGCCCAGGGCGGCACCAACGTCTCCGGCGGCCAACGTCAACGCCTGGCCATCGCCCGGGCGGTGGTGCGCCGGCCTGAGTTGTATATCTTCGACGATTCCTTTTCCGCCCTAGACTTCGCCACTGATGCCCGCGTCAGGGCAGCGTTAGGTGAGGTCACGCGCGAATCAACGGTCTTGTTGGTAGCCCAACGGGTCGGCACCATTATGGACGCCGACCAAATCCTGGTGCTTGAGGCCGGCCGGATCGTGGGCCAGGGCCGCCACCAAGAGTTACTTCAGGCCTGCCCCACCTACCGCGAGATTGTCGAATCTCAAATGACGCTGGAGGAAGCCCGGTGA
- a CDS encoding SPFH/Band 7/PHB domain protein, giving the protein MESIDPRHHPANFFLVLLLAILVIFVVVLIKKAVRIVPQTQAQLVERLGRYSRTMDAGIHLLVPFLDRVRASVDLREQVVSFPPQPVITSDNLVVSIDTVIYFQVTNPVAAVYEIAHYITGIEQLTVTTLRNVIGSMDLEQTLTSRDQINGQLRGVLDEATGRWGIRVNRVELKAIDPPHSVQDSMEKQMRAERDRRAVILTAEGEKQSQILTAEGAKQAQILRAEGEAQSAILKAEGDSRAILQVFDAIHEGNADPKLLAYQYLQMLPQIAQGQANKLWIVPAEFTQALEGMGLAFGGVGSSDGPKASPAARALRSMAFGDVKLEDPAKALLRARGAADQATSDAAGAGTGSGVPFDPSVEAGQAPVVPEPTEPE; this is encoded by the coding sequence GTGGAAAGCATCGATCCCCGCCATCACCCAGCTAACTTTTTCCTTGTTTTGCTGTTGGCCATCCTGGTCATTTTTGTGGTGGTGCTAATCAAGAAGGCTGTGCGGATTGTGCCGCAGACCCAGGCCCAGCTGGTCGAGCGCCTGGGCCGGTATTCGCGCACTATGGACGCCGGTATTCACCTGCTGGTGCCGTTCTTAGACAGGGTCAGGGCCTCGGTCGACCTACGCGAGCAAGTCGTCTCCTTCCCGCCGCAACCGGTGATTACCTCAGACAACCTGGTGGTTTCCATCGACACTGTCATCTACTTCCAGGTGACCAACCCGGTGGCGGCGGTCTACGAGATCGCCCACTACATCACCGGTATTGAGCAGTTGACCGTCACCACTCTGCGTAATGTCATCGGCTCAATGGACTTAGAACAGACCCTAACCTCGCGCGATCAGATCAACGGCCAGCTGCGCGGCGTGCTTGATGAGGCCACCGGCCGCTGGGGTATTCGCGTCAACCGGGTTGAGCTCAAAGCCATCGACCCGCCCCATTCGGTCCAAGACTCCATGGAAAAGCAGATGCGGGCCGAGCGTGACCGCCGGGCCGTCATCTTGACCGCTGAGGGCGAAAAGCAGTCGCAGATCCTGACTGCTGAGGGCGCCAAGCAGGCCCAAATCCTCAGGGCCGAAGGCGAGGCCCAATCGGCCATTCTCAAGGCCGAAGGCGACTCCAGGGCCATTTTGCAGGTCTTTGACGCCATCCACGAAGGCAACGCTGACCCGAAGCTGCTGGCCTACCAATACCTGCAGATGCTGCCGCAAATCGCCCAAGGCCAGGCCAACAAGCTCTGGATCGTGCCGGCCGAGTTCACCCAGGCTCTCGAAGGTATGGGCTTGGCCTTTGGTGGGGTCGGCAGTAGTGATGGGCCCAAGGCTTCGCCGGCCGCCCGGGCACTGCGGTCAATGGCCTTTGGTGACGTCAAACTGGAAGACCCGGCCAAGGCCCTGCTGAGGGCGCGCGGGGCAGCCGACCAGGCGACATCGGACGCGGCTGGGGCTGGCACCGGCTCGGGTGTACCCTTCGACCCGTCGGTTGAGGCCGGCCAAGCGCCGGTGGTACCTGAGCCGACCGAGCCGGAGTGA
- a CDS encoding NfeD family protein, whose product MSWQWVWWFCGALVLGAVEMLTVEFTFLMLAVGSIAAGIAALIGALWWGSAIVFAVVTLVLLVSLRPMLINRLHRKAEGDPITGTAALVGRIGEAVTGIDSIGGRAKIDGEVWTARVEAADSISKGGRVKVVAIDGATAVVEPTV is encoded by the coding sequence ATGTCATGGCAGTGGGTTTGGTGGTTTTGCGGCGCGCTAGTGCTCGGTGCGGTCGAAATGCTGACAGTCGAGTTCACCTTCCTGATGCTGGCTGTGGGCTCGATCGCGGCCGGCATTGCGGCGCTAATTGGCGCCCTTTGGTGGGGCAGCGCCATTGTTTTTGCCGTGGTCACGCTAGTGCTGCTGGTGTCACTGCGGCCCATGTTGATCAATCGTCTACACCGCAAAGCCGAAGGTGACCCGATTACTGGTACCGCCGCGCTGGTCGGTCGGATTGGCGAAGCCGTCACCGGTATTGACTCAATCGGGGGTAGGGCCAAGATTGACGGCGAGGTTTGGACCGCCCGGGTTGAGGCCGCCGATTCGATTTCCAAAGGCGGCCGTGTCAAAGTGGTAGCCATTGACGGCGCCACCGCAGTGGTTGAGCCAACTGTCTAG
- a CDS encoding ABC transporter ATP-binding protein: MKAEVLRFADVTLRRGQKHILDQVNWQVREGQHWIVLGPNGAGKTTALQIAAARLHPTSGQVWVLGQRLGRVDVFDLRGRIGLATATLAGRIPPGELVRDTVMTAAYGVTGRWHEDYGLPDQERAQELLDDFGVGDLTERYFASLSEGETKRVLLARALMADPEVLLLDEPTAGLDVSGREQLLSTLSSLASQAGSAIMILVTHHVEEIPPGFTHAALMRDGRFIHAGPISQVLTSAKVSEAFGLDLSLHKWGQRYSATAN; the protein is encoded by the coding sequence GTGAAGGCTGAGGTGCTGCGTTTTGCAGACGTCACGTTACGGCGGGGCCAGAAACACATCCTGGATCAGGTCAATTGGCAGGTCAGGGAGGGCCAACACTGGATAGTGCTGGGCCCAAACGGCGCTGGTAAGACCACCGCCCTTCAGATTGCTGCCGCTCGGCTGCATCCCACCAGTGGCCAGGTCTGGGTGCTGGGCCAACGGCTCGGCCGGGTCGATGTCTTCGACCTGCGCGGCCGGATTGGTTTGGCCACGGCCACGCTGGCCGGGCGGATTCCACCAGGTGAGTTGGTCCGTGACACTGTCATGACCGCGGCCTACGGTGTCACCGGTCGCTGGCATGAGGACTATGGCCTACCGGACCAGGAGCGGGCTCAAGAGCTACTTGATGACTTTGGCGTTGGCGATTTGACTGAAAGGTACTTCGCCTCGCTGTCTGAAGGCGAGACCAAACGGGTTCTGTTGGCCCGCGCGCTGATGGCTGACCCGGAGGTCTTGTTACTCGACGAGCCGACCGCCGGGCTCGATGTTTCGGGGCGAGAACAACTCTTGTCAACTTTGTCCTCGCTGGCCAGCCAGGCTGGATCAGCCATCATGATCTTGGTGACCCACCACGTCGAGGAGATTCCACCCGGCTTCACCCACGCCGCGCTGATGCGGGATGGACGGTTCATTCACGCCGGACCGATCAGTCAGGTGTTGACCTCGGCCAAAGTGTCTGAGGCTTTTGGCCTGGACTTGTCTTTGCACAAGTGGGGCCAACGTTATTCGGCCACGGCCAACTGA
- the glgA gene encoding glycogen synthase, with translation MADTTKPRVDLLTREYPPHIYGGAGVHVAELAKVLRTQIEVRVKCFDGPREEAGVTGFDAPSADDLGNPALATFAVDLHMAGAAAGADIVHSHTWYANLAGHMASLLHGVPHILSAHSLEPLRPWKAEQLGGGYALSSWAEKTAYEAAAGVIAVSHGMRQDILRCYPAVDPDKVHVIHNGIDLDVWKPLQNDETEKTVRGLGIDPEAPTAVFVGRITRQKGLPYFLKAARKLDPAIQLVLCAGAPDTPEIAAEVRGLVDDLRQERQGVIWIEQMLPQVQLNAVLSHASLFICPSIYEPLGIVNLEAMACGLPVVASATGGIPEVVDNGATGWLVPLAQVDDGTGRPLDPEGFIGDMANAINKAMADPAELTRAGVASRQRCEDHFAWTAIGRQTVEIYKTLL, from the coding sequence GTGGCTGATACGACCAAACCAAGAGTTGACCTACTTACCCGCGAATACCCCCCGCACATCTACGGCGGTGCTGGCGTCCACGTGGCCGAATTGGCCAAAGTGCTGCGCACCCAGATTGAAGTTCGGGTCAAATGTTTCGACGGCCCGCGTGAAGAGGCCGGTGTCACCGGCTTTGACGCGCCTTCAGCCGATGACCTGGGCAATCCCGCCCTAGCCACTTTTGCCGTCGATTTGCATATGGCCGGTGCCGCTGCCGGCGCCGATATTGTCCATTCACATACCTGGTACGCCAACCTGGCCGGCCACATGGCCAGCCTGCTGCACGGTGTGCCCCATATCCTCAGTGCCCACTCACTCGAACCGCTGCGGCCCTGGAAGGCCGAGCAGCTTGGTGGTGGCTATGCCTTGTCATCTTGGGCGGAGAAAACTGCCTACGAAGCTGCCGCCGGCGTCATTGCCGTATCGCACGGCATGCGGCAAGACATTTTGCGCTGCTATCCGGCTGTCGACCCAGATAAGGTCCATGTCATCCACAACGGCATTGACCTCGATGTTTGGAAGCCGTTGCAGAATGACGAGACCGAAAAGACGGTGCGTGGCCTGGGCATTGACCCCGAGGCGCCAACGGCGGTTTTCGTTGGCCGCATCACCCGGCAAAAGGGTTTGCCCTACTTCCTCAAGGCCGCCCGGAAGCTTGATCCGGCCATTCAGCTGGTGCTTTGTGCTGGCGCCCCGGATACGCCGGAGATTGCCGCCGAGGTTCGTGGCCTGGTCGACGACCTACGTCAGGAACGTCAGGGTGTCATTTGGATCGAGCAGATGCTGCCGCAGGTTCAGCTCAACGCCGTGCTGTCGCACGCCTCGCTGTTCATCTGTCCGTCGATCTACGAACCGCTTGGGATCGTCAACCTTGAGGCCATGGCCTGTGGCTTGCCGGTAGTGGCCTCTGCCACCGGTGGCATCCCGGAGGTGGTGGACAATGGCGCGACTGGCTGGTTAGTGCCACTAGCTCAGGTTGACGACGGCACCGGTAGGCCTTTGGACCCCGAGGGCTTCATCGGTGACATGGCCAACGCCATTAACAAGGCCATGGCTGATCCGGCCGAGCTGACCCGGGCCGGTGTGGCCTCCCGGCAAAGGTGTGAGGATCACTTCGCCTGGACTGCCATTGGCCGCCAGACGGTCGAGATCTACAAGACCCTGCTCTGA
- a CDS encoding glucose-1-phosphate adenylyltransferase gives MATPKVLSIVLAGGEGRRLMPLTVERAKPAVPFGGIYRLIDFPLSNLVNSGYHQIVVLTQYKSHSLDRHIAATWHLSSLLHQYVAPVPAQQRKGKNWFLGSADAIYQSLNLIEDERPDIVVVLGADHVYRMDVGEMVRYHVASGAGLTVAGIRQPIELADQFGVLEADTSRPGFINRFREKPDDAVGLEDDPQSILASMGNYVFDAAALIDAVQADAAKVSSKHDMGGDIVPAFVERGDAGYFDFNLASVPGATERDAAYWRDVGTLDVYFESHMDLISTVPIFNLYNRQWPLMTSNTGLPPAKFTHAEPGRIGQATRSLVSPGVIVSGAEVSNSVISPGGQLHSWSQVNDAVLLDGVEIQRHAQVSNAILDKNVVVLEGATVGVDQEKDTARGLVVTANGITVVPKGEVIEP, from the coding sequence ATGGCCACACCGAAAGTTCTATCCATCGTCCTGGCGGGTGGCGAAGGCCGCCGCCTAATGCCACTGACCGTAGAGCGGGCCAAACCTGCCGTCCCCTTTGGGGGCATCTACCGTCTGATTGATTTCCCGCTGTCCAACCTGGTCAACTCTGGCTATCACCAAATTGTCGTATTGACCCAGTACAAGTCGCATTCGCTCGACCGTCACATCGCCGCGACCTGGCACTTGTCTTCGCTGCTGCACCAATACGTGGCACCGGTGCCGGCGCAGCAACGCAAAGGCAAGAACTGGTTCTTGGGCTCAGCGGACGCCATCTACCAATCCCTTAACCTGATCGAAGACGAACGCCCTGACATTGTCGTGGTGTTGGGGGCAGACCATGTCTATCGCATGGACGTTGGCGAAATGGTTCGCTACCACGTTGCCTCCGGCGCCGGCCTGACCGTAGCTGGAATCCGCCAGCCGATCGAACTGGCCGACCAGTTTGGTGTGCTTGAGGCTGATACCTCACGTCCCGGCTTCATCAACCGCTTCAGGGAAAAGCCCGACGACGCCGTTGGGCTCGAAGACGACCCCCAGTCGATCCTGGCATCGATGGGCAACTATGTCTTCGACGCGGCTGCCCTAATTGATGCCGTGCAAGCCGACGCCGCCAAAGTCTCATCCAAACACGATATGGGTGGCGACATTGTGCCGGCCTTTGTCGAGCGGGGCGATGCCGGTTACTTCGACTTCAACCTGGCCTCGGTGCCAGGCGCAACCGAACGTGACGCGGCCTATTGGCGCGATGTCGGCACCCTTGATGTCTACTTCGAGTCCCATATGGACTTGATTTCGACCGTGCCGATCTTCAACCTCTACAACCGGCAATGGCCGCTGATGACGTCAAACACCGGTTTGCCTCCGGCCAAGTTCACTCACGCCGAGCCCGGCCGGATTGGTCAAGCCACCCGGTCGCTGGTCTCACCTGGCGTGATTGTCTCCGGTGCTGAGGTATCCAATTCGGTTATTTCGCCCGGTGGGCAACTGCACTCCTGGTCTCAGGTCAATGACGCGGTCTTGCTGGACGGAGTTGAGATTCAACGCCACGCCCAGGTCTCAAACGCCATTTTGGACAAGAACGTCGTGGTTTTGGAAGGCGCCACCGTTGGTGTCGACCAAGAGAAGGACACCGCTCGCGGCCTAGTTGTCACGGCCAACGGCATCACTGTGGTGCCTAAGGGCGAGGTCATCGAGCCATAG
- a CDS encoding tetratricopeptide repeat protein: MSQTESPTPGSDRFANSSLPDLAGGKADDDRPVVMPCDEASFGEVVARSNEVPVVLVLTAPASQPSQQLAELVERLVKAHQGRLVMATVDLTANPGIAQALQVQAVPTAVALVKGQPVPLFQGLPTEEQITDVLAELLTMASKAGVTGQVTDGGEVEVPLPPLHQSGFDALERGDMAAARQAFSQALAQSPADQAAKAALAQIDLLERLAAPDLADAVARAEDGSGSLEDEMAAADALLGQGQGEAAYERLLARLPLASPEDRETIRLRLLELFEVAGPDDPAVAKGRRQLAAALF, translated from the coding sequence ATGAGCCAGACCGAATCGCCCACGCCAGGGTCAGACCGCTTCGCCAACTCTTCGCTGCCTGATTTGGCCGGGGGCAAAGCAGACGACGATCGGCCAGTTGTGATGCCATGCGACGAAGCCTCGTTTGGCGAAGTCGTAGCTCGCTCCAATGAGGTGCCGGTGGTGCTGGTACTGACAGCGCCGGCCTCCCAGCCCTCCCAGCAGCTGGCTGAATTGGTCGAGCGTCTGGTCAAGGCCCACCAAGGCCGCCTGGTCATGGCCACGGTCGACCTGACAGCCAATCCGGGAATTGCCCAAGCCCTCCAGGTCCAGGCTGTGCCCACAGCTGTGGCACTGGTTAAAGGCCAACCGGTGCCGCTGTTCCAGGGCCTACCAACCGAAGAGCAGATCACCGATGTGCTGGCAGAGCTGTTGACGATGGCCTCAAAGGCCGGGGTCACGGGCCAGGTGACCGATGGCGGTGAAGTCGAAGTGCCGCTGCCGCCGTTGCATCAAAGCGGTTTTGACGCCCTTGAGCGCGGCGACATGGCCGCCGCTCGGCAGGCCTTCAGCCAGGCCCTAGCCCAGTCGCCGGCTGACCAGGCCGCCAAGGCAGCCCTGGCCCAGATCGACTTGCTTGAGCGTTTGGCCGCTCCAGATTTGGCCGATGCCGTAGCCCGGGCCGAAGACGGCAGTGGCAGTCTCGAAGACGAAATGGCCGCAGCCGATGCCCTGCTGGGTCAGGGGCAAGGAGAGGCGGCCTACGAGCGGTTGCTGGCTCGCCTGCCGCTGGCCTCGCCCGAAGACCGCGAAACGATTCGACTGCGGTTGCTGGAACTATTTGAGGTGGCCGGGCCAGATGATCCGGCGGTTGCCAAGGGCCGCCGCCAACTGGCGGCGGCCCTGTTCTAG
- a CDS encoding DUF1015 domain-containing protein yields MPGFEPFPALRFAPGTDLDAVLAPPYDVLSTKDVAALHRRDQYNITHIDVPAKAGYDQAAQLMRAWLGSGVLRIDDCPSLTIYRLGFVDATGAKREIAGVLGGLEVADAPSGQAPSKSGSSTVLPHERTTPKATTDRLDLMRATAANTSPVWGLSLASGLAAALQAPAEPLGGVEIEGVKHSVERICDPVRIRDIQEIMAADDVLIADGHHRYGVSRIYRDQVRAATGRSDSPAEQTLAFVSELIEDQLSIEAIHRLYAGVSAEMLRQGLARYFELSQVHRPVEAALLAQMANQGRLVILWPGGKAEWLTARAGAFDGVRALDGAWLETALEDIGAQVTYQHGLAEMAQCLASGDYTAGVLIRPTSIREIRRTAREGLLMPPKSTFFTPKLLTGWVLRPTEAVPGQDQKDVA; encoded by the coding sequence ATGCCGGGTTTTGAGCCGTTTCCAGCGCTGCGTTTTGCCCCAGGGACCGACCTGGATGCCGTCCTAGCCCCGCCCTACGATGTCCTTTCAACTAAGGATGTCGCCGCCCTGCACCGGCGAGACCAGTACAACATCACCCACATTGATGTCCCGGCCAAGGCCGGTTACGACCAGGCCGCCCAGCTGATGCGGGCCTGGCTGGGCAGTGGTGTGTTGCGAATCGATGACTGCCCTAGTCTCACCATCTATCGGCTTGGCTTTGTCGACGCCACCGGAGCCAAGCGCGAGATTGCCGGAGTGCTGGGTGGACTCGAAGTAGCCGACGCCCCGTCAGGCCAGGCTCCTAGCAAGTCCGGTTCGTCCACGGTGCTACCGCATGAACGGACCACGCCTAAGGCCACCACCGACCGGCTGGACCTAATGCGGGCGACGGCCGCCAACACCTCGCCGGTCTGGGGATTGTCTTTGGCCAGTGGGCTGGCCGCTGCCTTGCAGGCGCCGGCTGAGCCGCTGGGTGGCGTTGAAATCGAAGGGGTTAAGCACAGCGTTGAGCGCATCTGTGATCCGGTCCGGATTAGGGACATCCAAGAGATTATGGCCGCAGACGATGTTCTAATCGCTGACGGTCACCATCGTTACGGGGTCTCGCGGATCTACCGGGACCAGGTTCGCGCCGCCACTGGCCGCAGCGACAGCCCGGCTGAACAAACCCTGGCATTTGTTTCTGAGTTGATTGAAGACCAGCTGTCGATAGAAGCCATCCATCGGCTCTACGCCGGTGTGTCAGCTGAGATGCTGCGCCAGGGGCTGGCGCGGTACTTTGAGTTGTCCCAGGTTCACCGGCCGGTCGAGGCTGCGCTACTGGCGCAGATGGCCAACCAAGGGCGCTTGGTCATCTTATGGCCGGGCGGCAAAGCCGAATGGTTGACTGCCCGGGCCGGAGCCTTTGACGGTGTCAGGGCGCTTGATGGCGCCTGGTTGGAGACGGCTCTGGAAGACATTGGCGCCCAGGTGACCTACCAACACGGTTTGGCTGAAATGGCCCAGTGTTTGGCCAGCGGCGACTACACCGCCGGGGTGCTGATCCGTCCCACCTCAATTCGTGAGATTCGCCGCACGGCGCGAGAAGGACTGCTGATGCCGCCCAAATCGACTTTCTTCACACCCAAATTGCTGACCGGCTGGGTTTTGCGCCCAACTGAAGCCGTGCCGGGCCAAGACCAGAAGGACGTCGCATGA
- a CDS encoding alpha/beta hydrolase, with protein sequence MTPLAIGLTGRFGPFEPPALCQQVVELEAGVVPLVLLHAYPFDSTMFTALTGVMTSVPIVLIDLPGQGQSPICAQATVEAAADLVAQSLRRLGVNQAVVAGVSMGGYVTMALMRHHPELLAGVVLMHTKAEADATAARQSRLAVARRVTEENSVASLVPLADQMVSTTTASQHPDRLAQVRAWIGAANPPGVAWAQTAMAARPDSFGTLRRWGLPATVVSGAEDPLVPTSAAEAMVEALGVQAKLVVVSDVAHLSPVEAPDLAAGLLREAYRQMN encoded by the coding sequence ATGACGCCGTTGGCGATTGGTTTGACCGGGCGGTTTGGGCCGTTCGAGCCACCGGCCTTGTGCCAACAGGTGGTCGAACTCGAAGCCGGGGTGGTACCGCTGGTGCTACTGCACGCCTACCCCTTTGATTCGACTATGTTTACCGCCTTGACCGGGGTCATGACTTCGGTCCCAATCGTTTTGATCGATTTGCCAGGGCAGGGCCAGTCGCCCATTTGTGCCCAGGCCACGGTCGAAGCGGCGGCAGATCTGGTGGCTCAGAGCTTGCGGCGGCTTGGGGTGAACCAGGCGGTGGTGGCGGGAGTGTCGATGGGTGGCTACGTCACCATGGCCCTGATGCGACACCACCCGGAGCTGTTGGCCGGTGTGGTGCTAATGCACACCAAGGCCGAGGCCGATGCCACCGCCGCGCGGCAGAGCCGGCTGGCGGTGGCGCGGCGGGTGACAGAGGAAAACTCGGTGGCCTCCTTAGTGCCGTTGGCGGACCAAATGGTTTCGACCACCACGGCCAGCCAACACCCCGACCGCCTGGCCCAGGTGAGGGCTTGGATTGGGGCAGCCAACCCCCCAGGTGTGGCTTGGGCTCAAACAGCCATGGCAGCGCGGCCTGACTCCTTTGGCACTTTGCGCCGGTGGGGACTGCCGGCCACGGTGGTTAGCGGAGCCGAAGATCCCTTGGTGCCAACCAGCGCAGCCGAGGCCATGGTCGAGGCCTTGGGCGTGCAGGCCAAATTGGTGGTGGTAAGCGATGTGGCCCATCTCAGCCCGGTTGAGGCCCCAGATCTGGCAGCCGGCTTGCTGCGCGAGGCCTATCGCCAGATGAACTAG
- a CDS encoding alpha/beta hydrolase, translated as MSQPTATRVKLGAHTILPARREVVAIHTADGLELVGELALPEDQPPKATVVLLHPLPTEGGSMDSHLFRKAAWRLPALTGLAVLRFNSRGTESSLGRSSGVFEGGVGERHDAEAALAWVLDHGLGSPWLVGWSFGSEVVLMHGATLPIEGAVLLSPPLKRTGSAHLLAWAASRKPLVALVPERDQFLPPAPAKLRFAMVSQAKVVPGKGFGHLWIGERAVHWALGNLAMSTGVTDMPLPETWLGPYQTYAKKETP; from the coding sequence GTGAGCCAACCGACCGCCACCCGGGTAAAGCTTGGGGCCCACACTATTTTGCCGGCCAGGCGTGAGGTTGTCGCGATCCATACAGCTGATGGTTTGGAACTGGTCGGTGAGCTGGCATTACCGGAGGACCAGCCGCCCAAGGCGACAGTCGTCTTGCTCCATCCCTTGCCAACAGAGGGCGGCTCGATGGACTCGCATCTATTCCGCAAGGCCGCCTGGCGCCTGCCGGCACTGACCGGGCTGGCGGTGTTGCGGTTCAACTCGCGTGGTACCGAATCCTCGCTGGGGCGCTCCAGCGGCGTGTTCGAAGGCGGGGTAGGGGAGCGGCACGATGCCGAAGCGGCTTTGGCTTGGGTCCTAGACCATGGCTTGGGTTCGCCTTGGTTAGTTGGTTGGTCCTTTGGCAGCGAAGTTGTCCTAATGCACGGAGCCACTTTGCCGATCGAAGGGGCGGTTTTGCTGTCGCCTCCGCTAAAGCGGACCGGTTCAGCTCACCTGCTGGCTTGGGCCGCCAGTCGCAAACCGCTAGTCGCCTTGGTGCCCGAGCGCGACCAGTTCCTGCCTCCGGCACCGGCCAAGCTCCGTTTCGCCATGGTTAGTCAGGCCAAGGTGGTCCCAGGCAAGGGCTTTGGTCATCTTTGGATTGGCGAACGGGCGGTGCATTGGGCCTTGGGCAATTTGGCCATGTCGACCGGTGTGACGGATATGCCCCTGCCGGAGACTTGGCTTGGCCCCTATCAGACCTACGCCAAGAAGGAGACGCCATGA